The Candidatus Pantoea soli genome window below encodes:
- the csiE gene encoding stationary phase inducible protein CsiE, with the protein MSSAPLTAPLFSRAQRRCHLLLLLFLPAPALTLEKLCQLNGVDPGVARQDIADVGEEIQRFHQLELHQMVDGSFRIHGTELDRRLCLLLWLRRALRLSQEFVCAHFAPALRQRLKVLKIEKALWDETNLQALIQHCSLRLARDFTARDRLFLQIFMKYSLCQRQNALFNEVQRAWLAAKTERAAADDVIHHWQKRCHLAPDASETDFWTLLFSLIYAPDGRRLENEPARKLMAAVEALIDRFEQLANTRIKNQQELKLQLYTHLAQALDRSHFSIGIDNSVALDVARLYPRLLRTTERALRYFSSDFGTRFSAEEVSLVAVLFGAWLMQESALQEKQVLLLTGADAAVEQLLEQQLREMTLLPINITYQDMLNYQREGAPRDVALVITPYATSLPLFSPPLIHAELPLSDHQQQRILQLLES; encoded by the coding sequence ATGAGTTCTGCGCCCTTAACTGCACCACTCTTCAGCCGCGCACAGCGCCGTTGCCATCTGCTATTGCTGCTGTTTCTGCCCGCTCCCGCATTAACGCTGGAAAAACTGTGCCAGTTAAATGGTGTGGATCCCGGCGTCGCCCGTCAGGATATCGCGGATGTGGGAGAGGAGATACAGCGCTTTCATCAACTGGAGTTACACCAGATGGTGGACGGCAGTTTTCGCATCCACGGCACGGAACTGGACCGGCGTTTATGCCTGCTGCTCTGGCTGCGCCGCGCCCTGCGTCTGTCGCAGGAGTTTGTCTGCGCGCATTTTGCCCCGGCGCTGCGTCAGCGTCTGAAGGTACTCAAAATTGAAAAAGCGCTGTGGGATGAAACCAACCTGCAGGCGCTGATTCAGCACTGCAGTCTGCGCCTGGCGCGCGATTTCACCGCGCGCGATCGCCTGTTTCTGCAAATTTTTATGAAATATTCGTTGTGTCAGCGCCAGAACGCGCTGTTTAACGAGGTGCAGCGCGCCTGGCTGGCAGCCAAAACCGAACGCGCCGCAGCGGATGATGTGATTCACCACTGGCAGAAGCGTTGCCACCTGGCGCCCGATGCCAGCGAGACAGACTTCTGGACGCTGCTGTTCAGCCTGATTTACGCGCCGGATGGCCGGCGGCTGGAAAATGAACCGGCGCGGAAACTGATGGCAGCCGTTGAAGCCCTGATTGATCGCTTTGAACAGCTGGCCAATACGCGCATTAAAAATCAGCAGGAGCTTAAGCTGCAGCTATATACACACCTGGCGCAGGCGCTGGACCGCAGCCACTTCTCCATAGGTATTGATAACAGCGTGGCACTGGATGTGGCGCGTCTCTATCCGCGCCTGTTGCGTACCACCGAGCGCGCGCTGCGCTACTTCAGCAGTGATTTTGGGACGCGCTTCAGCGCAGAAGAGGTCAGCCTGGTTGCCGTGCTGTTTGGTGCGTGGCTGATGCAGGAGAGTGCGTTGCAGGAGAAACAGGTACTGCTGCTGACCGGCGCTGACGCCGCCGTTGAACAGCTGCTGGAGCAGCAGCTGCGTGAAATGACGCTGCTGCCGATCAACATCACCTATCAGGATATGCTGAATTATCAGCGTGAAGGCGCGCCGCGCGATGTGGCGCTGGTGATCACGCCCTACGCCACCTCGCTGCCGCTGTTTTCGCCGCCGCTGATCCACGCCGAGCTGCCGCTGAGCGACCATCAGCAGCAGCGTATCCTTCAGCTGCTGGAGTCCTGA
- the trmJ gene encoding tRNA (cytosine(32)/uridine(32)-2'-O)-methyltransferase TrmJ — MLQNIRIVLVETSHTGNMGSVARAMKTMGLSNLYLVNPLVKPDSQAISLAAGASDVIGDAHIVDTLDEAIAGCSLVVGTSARSRSLPWPMLDSRECGIKSVEEGQQAPVALVFGRERVGLTNEELQKCHYHVAIQANPEYSSLNLAMAVQIIAYEVRMAWLDAQANATPQPQYAESPYPLVDDLERFYQHIEQMMMNSGFIRQGTPSQVMSKLRRLYTRARPERDELNILRGMLSSFEKPKGDKGNS; from the coding sequence ATGCTGCAAAATATCCGAATCGTACTGGTCGAAACGTCGCACACCGGCAACATGGGTTCCGTTGCCCGAGCCATGAAAACCATGGGTTTAAGCAACCTGTATCTGGTGAATCCGCTGGTTAAGCCGGATTCACAGGCCATCTCCCTGGCAGCTGGCGCCAGCGATGTGATTGGCGATGCTCACATTGTCGATACGCTGGATGAAGCGATTGCCGGTTGCAGCCTGGTGGTGGGTACCAGCGCGCGCTCCCGTTCGCTGCCCTGGCCGATGCTGGATTCACGCGAATGCGGTATTAAAAGCGTGGAAGAGGGCCAGCAGGCGCCGGTGGCGCTGGTGTTTGGCCGCGAACGCGTTGGCCTGACCAATGAAGAGCTGCAGAAGTGCCACTATCATGTCGCTATTCAGGCCAACCCTGAATACAGCTCGCTGAATCTCGCCATGGCGGTGCAGATTATCGCGTATGAAGTGCGCATGGCCTGGCTGGACGCCCAGGCGAACGCCACGCCACAGCCGCAGTATGCGGAATCGCCTTATCCGCTGGTGGACGATCTGGAGCGCTTTTATCAGCACATTGAACAGATGATGATGAACAGCGGCTTTATCCGCCAGGGTACCCCAAGCCAGGTGATGAGCAAGCTGCGTCGTCTCTATACCCGTGCGCGCCCGGAGCGTGATGAACTCAATATTCTGCGCGGCATGCTGTCATCGTTTGAAAAACCCAAAGGTGATAAGGGTAATAGTTGA
- the suhB gene encoding inositol-1-monophosphatase, whose amino-acid sequence MHPMLNIAVRAARKAGNLIAKNYETPDAVEASQKGSNDFVTNVDRDAERLIIEVIRKSYPQHTIITEESGELAGEDQDIQWVIDPLDGTTNFIKRLPHFSVSIAVRIKGRTEVAVVYDPMRNELFTAVRGQGAQLNGYRLRGSTARDLDGTILATGFPFKLKQHATPYINIVGKLFTQCADFRRSGSAALDLAYVAAGRVDGYFEIGLKPWDFAAGELLVREAGGLVTDFTGNHGYMLSGNLVAGNPRVVKAMLASMREELSEALKR is encoded by the coding sequence ATGCATCCGATGCTCAACATCGCCGTGCGCGCAGCGCGCAAGGCCGGAAATTTAATTGCCAAAAATTACGAAACCCCGGACGCGGTCGAAGCCAGCCAGAAAGGCAGCAACGACTTCGTGACGAATGTTGACCGCGACGCAGAACGTCTGATTATCGAAGTAATTCGTAAATCTTACCCGCAGCACACCATCATCACCGAAGAGAGCGGTGAGCTGGCCGGTGAGGATCAGGACATTCAATGGGTTATCGATCCGCTGGATGGCACCACCAACTTTATCAAACGCCTGCCCCACTTCTCGGTGTCTATCGCTGTGCGCATTAAAGGCCGCACCGAAGTTGCCGTGGTGTACGATCCCATGCGCAACGAACTGTTCACTGCCGTCCGCGGTCAGGGCGCTCAGCTTAACGGTTATCGCCTGCGCGGCAGCACGGCGCGCGATCTGGATGGCACCATCCTCGCTACCGGCTTCCCGTTCAAACTCAAGCAGCACGCGACCCCCTATATCAATATCGTGGGCAAACTGTTTACCCAGTGCGCAGACTTCCGCCGCAGTGGATCCGCCGCGCTGGACCTGGCTTACGTGGCCGCCGGTCGCGTGGACGGTTACTTTGAGATCGGCCTGAAGCCGTGGGATTTTGCGGCCGGTGAACTGCTGGTGCGTGAAGCTGGCGGCCTGGTGACCGACTTCACCGGCAACCATGGCTACATGCTGTCGGGTAACCTCGTAGCCGGTAACCCGCGCGTGGTGAAAGCGATGCTGGCCAGCATGCGTGAAGAACTGAGCGAAGCGCTGAAGCGCTAA
- the sseA gene encoding 3-mercaptopyruvate sulfurtransferase yields MTTMFVSAEWLNEHYAEGAVQVLDARMLPPGQEAVRDLRAEYLAAHLPDAPFFNIEALSDHTSPYPHMMPRPETFAVAMRELGVRQDKHLVVYDEGNLFSAPRAWWMLRAFGCEQVSILAGGLQGWKAAGYAVASGPVTLPEGEFDAHYDSSQVKRLTDVLLISHEGGAQIVDARAANRFNAEVDEPRPGLQRGHIPHSLNVPWNELVVNGTLKPAAELRQLFENAGVRLDQPVVASCGSGVTAVVVILALTSLGVRDVTLYDGSWSEWGSRDDLPIEK; encoded by the coding sequence ATGACGACCATGTTTGTTTCCGCGGAGTGGCTAAACGAGCATTATGCGGAAGGTGCGGTGCAGGTGCTGGATGCGCGGATGCTGCCTCCGGGTCAGGAAGCCGTGCGGGATCTCCGGGCCGAATATCTGGCTGCCCATCTGCCCGATGCGCCTTTCTTTAATATCGAAGCGCTGTCCGATCACACCAGCCCTTATCCGCATATGATGCCGCGACCCGAAACCTTTGCCGTCGCCATGCGTGAGCTGGGCGTCCGCCAGGACAAACATCTGGTGGTGTATGATGAAGGCAACCTGTTCTCGGCGCCGCGGGCGTGGTGGATGCTGCGCGCGTTTGGCTGTGAGCAGGTCTCGATTCTGGCGGGCGGCCTGCAGGGCTGGAAAGCGGCCGGCTATGCCGTCGCGAGCGGCCCGGTGACGCTGCCGGAAGGCGAGTTTGACGCGCATTATGACAGCAGCCAGGTCAAACGCCTGACCGATGTGCTGCTGATCAGCCATGAAGGCGGCGCGCAGATCGTGGATGCCCGTGCAGCCAATCGTTTTAATGCGGAAGTGGATGAGCCCCGTCCCGGTCTGCAGCGTGGCCACATTCCGCACAGCCTGAACGTGCCGTGGAATGAACTGGTGGTCAATGGCACACTGAAACCGGCGGCCGAATTGCGTCAGCTGTTTGAAAACGCGGGTGTCAGACTGGATCAGCCGGTGGTCGCCAGCTGCGGTTCCGGTGTGACTGCGGTGGTGGTAATTCTGGCCCTGACCTCACTGGGCGTGCGCGATGTCACCCTGTATGACGGCTCCTGGAGTGAATGGGGCAGCCGCGACGATTTACCGATCGAAAAATAG
- the pepB gene encoding aminopeptidase PepB, producing the protein MTTQPMTITLSSQAADARWGEKALLSSNESGMTLHLTGSDPLMSIQRAGRKLDGQGIRHVALSGEGWDLEKCWAFWQGYRSPKGTRQVEWPALSEQDQAEFDRRLKIVDWVRDTINLPAEDLSPEQLAHSAIDLISEVGGEAVSYRITKGDDLREQGYAGIYTVGRGSSRAPVLLALDFNPTGDDSAPVYACLVGKGITFDTGGYSLKQSAFMDSMKSDMGGAATVTGALALAISRGLDKRVKLYLCCADNMVSGNAFRLGDIIRYRNGKSVEVMNTDAEGRLVLADGLIDASEQRPQLLIDAATLTGAAKTALGNDYHALFTFDDVLAESLLGSATGENEAFWRLPLAEFHRSHLPSNFADLNNIASPAHAAGASSAAAFLSYFVSNYQQGWLHIDCSATYRKSAVDQWSAGATGLGVRTLANLLLK; encoded by the coding sequence ATGACAACACAACCGATGACAATTACGCTCAGCTCTCAGGCCGCCGATGCGCGCTGGGGCGAAAAAGCGTTGCTGAGCAGCAATGAAAGTGGCATGACCCTGCACCTGACCGGCAGCGATCCGCTGATGAGCATCCAGCGCGCCGGACGCAAGCTGGACGGCCAGGGCATCCGCCACGTTGCGCTGAGCGGCGAAGGCTGGGATCTGGAAAAATGCTGGGCCTTTTGGCAGGGCTACCGCAGTCCGAAAGGCACGCGTCAGGTAGAGTGGCCGGCGCTGAGCGAGCAGGATCAGGCCGAGTTTGATCGTCGCCTGAAGATCGTTGACTGGGTCCGCGATACCATCAACCTGCCGGCTGAAGATCTGAGCCCGGAGCAGCTGGCGCACAGCGCGATCGATCTGATCAGCGAAGTGGGCGGCGAGGCAGTCAGCTATCGCATTACCAAAGGCGACGATCTGCGCGAGCAGGGTTACGCCGGGATTTATACCGTGGGGCGCGGGTCCTCCCGTGCGCCGGTGCTGCTGGCGCTGGATTTCAACCCAACCGGTGACGACAGTGCGCCGGTGTATGCCTGCCTCGTCGGCAAAGGCATCACCTTTGATACCGGTGGCTACAGCCTGAAGCAGAGCGCTTTTATGGACTCCATGAAATCGGACATGGGCGGTGCGGCCACCGTGACCGGGGCGCTGGCGTTAGCGATTTCGCGCGGTCTGGATAAGCGCGTGAAGCTGTACCTGTGCTGTGCAGACAATATGGTCAGCGGGAATGCCTTCCGTCTGGGTGACATCATTCGTTACCGTAACGGTAAGTCGGTGGAAGTAATGAACACCGACGCCGAAGGCCGTCTGGTGCTGGCCGACGGGCTCATCGATGCCAGCGAACAGCGGCCGCAGTTGCTGATTGACGCCGCCACGCTGACCGGCGCGGCAAAAACGGCGCTCGGCAACGATTATCACGCGCTGTTCACCTTCGATGACGTATTAGCAGAGTCCCTGCTTGGCAGCGCCACCGGTGAGAATGAAGCGTTCTGGCGGCTGCCGCTGGCCGAATTCCATCGCAGCCATCTGCCGTCAAACTTTGCCGATCTGAACAACATTGCCAGCCCGGCGCATGCCGCAGGGGCCAGCAGTGCGGCCGCGTTTCTCTCTTATTTTGTCAGCAACTATCAGCAGGGCTGGCTGCACATCGACTGTTCTGCCACCTACCGCAAAAGTGCGGTTGACCAGTGGTCAGCCGGCGCCACCGGGCTGGGCGTGCGCACCCTTGCCAACCTGTTACTGAAATAA
- the sseB gene encoding enhanced serine sensitivity protein SseB, giving the protein MSNRLEEVLKLAATEPAHRPEFFQLLLEADVWVPGESPAEQFDATSPVELQHWEKEGGGSVIPFFTSEAAMSEAIVEEQPYLRLPARTLFEMTLGETLFLNPKLPAGKEFSPGEIAHLLGEEGDALSQQTVIEGGQALLLSEVAEPPAQMIDSLTQLFAKYKQVRRAYLASIRESADAPSNLLIGIEADSDIDTIIQAAGSVATDTLPDDAPIDICEVVSEEQGVSHFFTAHITPFYERRWGSFLRDFKGSQRIL; this is encoded by the coding sequence ATGAGTAATCGTCTGGAAGAGGTGCTGAAGCTGGCGGCCACTGAGCCTGCGCACCGTCCCGAGTTTTTTCAGCTGCTGCTGGAAGCCGATGTCTGGGTGCCGGGCGAAAGCCCGGCGGAACAGTTTGATGCCACTTCACCGGTTGAGCTGCAACACTGGGAAAAAGAGGGCGGCGGCAGCGTGATCCCCTTCTTTACGTCAGAAGCGGCGATGAGCGAAGCGATTGTCGAAGAGCAGCCATACCTGCGTTTGCCGGCACGTACCCTGTTTGAAATGACGCTGGGCGAAACCCTGTTTCTTAACCCGAAGCTGCCAGCCGGCAAAGAGTTTTCTCCCGGCGAGATTGCCCATCTGCTTGGCGAAGAGGGGGATGCGCTGAGCCAGCAAACCGTCATTGAAGGCGGGCAGGCGCTGCTGCTGTCTGAAGTGGCAGAGCCACCGGCGCAGATGATCGACTCGCTGACGCAGCTGTTTGCGAAATATAAGCAGGTGCGCCGCGCCTATCTGGCCAGCATCCGCGAAAGCGCCGACGCCCCGTCAAATCTGTTAATCGGTATCGAAGCCGACAGCGATATTGATACGATCATACAGGCGGCGGGCAGCGTGGCGACCGATACGCTGCCCGATGACGCTCCGATAGATATCTGCGAAGTGGTCAGCGAAGAGCAGGGTGTCAGCCATTTCTTTACCGCACACATTACGCCATTCTACGAACGTCGCTGGGGCAGTTTCCTGCGCGATTTCAAAGGCAGCCAGCGCATTCTCTGA
- a CDS encoding IscS subfamily cysteine desulfurase, translating into MKLPIYLDYAATTPADPRVASKMMQYLTLDGTFGNPASRSHRFGWQAEEAVDVARNQIAGLVNADPREIVFTSGATEADNLAIKGAALQHQARGRHIITSQTEHKAVLDSCEQLAREGFDVTFLQPGNDGIVTPQMLEAALRDDTVLVSLMHVNNETGVIQDIAALGALCRARDILFHVDATQSVGKLPLDVSVLPVDLMSFSAHKLYGPKGIGALWVRRKPKLQIAAQMHGGGHERGMRSGTLPVHQIVGMGEAYRIAHEEMHEEMPRLAALRQRLWQGISALSDVQINGSLAHGAPNILNISFAHVDGESLIMALKDLALSSGSACTSASLEPSYVLRAMGVEQALAHSSLRFSLGRFTTEEEIDYAIGLVTKAVSRLRALSPASAR; encoded by the coding sequence ATGAAATTGCCGATCTACCTGGATTACGCAGCGACAACGCCTGCCGATCCGCGTGTCGCCAGCAAAATGATGCAGTACCTCACTTTGGATGGCACCTTCGGTAACCCCGCTTCCCGTTCTCACCGTTTTGGCTGGCAGGCTGAAGAGGCCGTCGATGTTGCCCGCAATCAGATTGCCGGGCTGGTCAATGCCGATCCGCGTGAAATCGTCTTTACCTCTGGTGCCACCGAAGCCGATAACCTGGCCATCAAAGGGGCAGCACTGCAGCACCAGGCGCGCGGCCGACACATCATCACCAGTCAGACTGAACACAAAGCCGTGCTCGACAGCTGCGAACAGCTGGCGCGCGAAGGGTTTGACGTCACCTTTCTGCAGCCTGGCAACGATGGCATTGTCACCCCGCAGATGCTGGAAGCCGCGCTGCGCGACGACACGGTGCTGGTCTCACTGATGCACGTCAACAATGAAACCGGCGTGATTCAGGACATTGCCGCGCTGGGTGCGCTGTGCCGCGCACGCGATATTCTGTTCCACGTTGATGCCACCCAAAGTGTGGGCAAACTGCCGCTGGATGTCAGCGTGCTGCCGGTGGATCTCATGTCGTTTTCCGCACATAAGCTGTACGGGCCAAAAGGCATTGGTGCGCTGTGGGTGCGCCGTAAACCGAAGCTGCAGATCGCGGCCCAGATGCACGGTGGCGGACATGAGCGCGGCATGCGCTCCGGCACGCTGCCGGTACACCAGATTGTCGGCATGGGGGAAGCCTATCGCATCGCCCATGAAGAGATGCACGAAGAGATGCCGCGACTGGCAGCCCTGCGCCAGCGTCTGTGGCAGGGCATCAGCGCGCTCAGCGATGTACAGATTAACGGTTCGCTGGCGCACGGTGCGCCTAACATTCTCAATATCAGTTTTGCCCACGTTGACGGCGAATCGCTGATCATGGCGCTGAAAGATCTGGCGCTCTCTTCCGGTTCTGCCTGTACCTCGGCCAGCCTCGAACCCTCTTATGTGTTACGCGCCATGGGCGTGGAGCAGGCGCTGGCCCACAGCTCGCTGCGCTTCTCGCTGGGCCGCTTTACCACGGAAGAGGAGATTGATTATGCAATCGGGCTGGTCACGAAAGCGGTGAGCCGGCTGCGGGCATTGTCGCCTGCCAGCGCCCGCTGA
- the iscR gene encoding Fe-S cluster assembly transcriptional regulator IscR: protein MRLTSKGRYAVTAMLDVALHSHAGPVPLADISERQGISLSYLEQLFSRLRKHGLVASVRGPGGGYLLGKEAAAIAVGAVITAVDESVDATKCQGKEGCQGGERCLTHVLWRDLSERISEFLNNITLAELVNNQEILDVADRQNSVDNRRFQQHRVQETINVNLRA from the coding sequence ATGAGACTGACATCCAAAGGACGTTATGCCGTTACCGCTATGCTGGACGTTGCCCTGCATTCGCACGCGGGCCCGGTTCCGCTGGCCGATATTTCCGAGCGTCAGGGCATTTCGCTCTCCTATCTGGAGCAGTTATTCTCACGCCTGCGTAAGCATGGTCTGGTTGCCAGCGTACGTGGTCCAGGCGGCGGTTATCTGTTAGGAAAAGAGGCTGCGGCCATTGCCGTGGGCGCGGTCATCACCGCGGTTGACGAATCTGTTGATGCCACTAAGTGCCAGGGCAAAGAGGGCTGTCAGGGCGGTGAGCGCTGCCTGACGCACGTACTGTGGCGCGATCTGAGTGAGCGCATCAGCGAATTCCTTAACAACATCACGCTGGCGGAACTGGTAAACAATCAGGAAATCCTCGACGTGGCCGATCGCCAGAATAGCGTGGATAACCGCCGCTTCCAGCAGCACCGCGTGCAGGAAACCATTAACGTCAATCTGCGCGCCTGA
- a CDS encoding DUF1007 family protein: MKIALFLITLLFSAVVWSHPHSFIAMKTTFIGDSQHLTGMKMEWTMDEITSADLLYDAGNAGPDDVAWKKLAAKVMANVLGQHYFTELWSGKSRVKFLNLPQAYQLSRQGNQAVLTFTLLLGEPQPLQARTYRMQTFDPSYFVDMTYKNPQTIMLDEAVKAHCTVDLHTPQPDDALRQYALSLDKADAPPESLDLGQQFAQTVTLTCH; encoded by the coding sequence ATGAAAATTGCGCTGTTTCTGATTACGCTGCTGTTCTCTGCGGTTGTCTGGTCGCACCCGCACAGCTTTATTGCAATGAAAACCACCTTTATCGGCGACTCTCAGCACCTCACCGGCATGAAAATGGAGTGGACCATGGATGAAATTACCTCAGCGGATCTGCTGTACGATGCCGGCAATGCCGGGCCGGATGATGTCGCATGGAAAAAGCTGGCGGCCAAGGTGATGGCGAACGTGCTGGGTCAGCATTACTTTACCGAATTGTGGTCCGGAAAATCGCGGGTGAAATTCCTTAATCTGCCGCAGGCATATCAGCTGTCGCGTCAGGGCAATCAGGCCGTACTGACGTTCACGCTGCTGTTGGGTGAACCCCAGCCTCTCCAGGCGCGCACTTACCGGATGCAGACGTTTGATCCGAGCTACTTCGTGGATATGACCTATAAAAACCCGCAGACCATCATGCTGGATGAGGCGGTTAAGGCCCACTGTACGGTTGATCTGCATACGCCGCAGCCTGACGACGCGCTCAGGCAGTACGCGCTGTCGCTGGATAAAGCCGATGCCCCACCGGAAAGCCTGGATCTGGGCCAGCAGTTTGCACAAACGGTGACGCTGACATGTCACTGA
- a CDS encoding nickel/cobalt transporter, giving the protein MSLSGFACALRRQWPLLLLAAGGLLAGLLLWQFWPQVLLQSIQGQRSLNQAMAGLLQQVAQQPQQAGLTLLGFSLLYGILHALGPGHGKVVIATFLATHPAKLKTSIRLTLLAALLQGSVAIGLVTLMLVVLQTSSRQLHLSSAWLEKGSYLLVMVLGGWIGWRALRALRVALQPAGKMRMRVLHQSHAHLAHCGCGHAHLPDAQQLAQAVSVKTQALVVLSMGLRPCSGAIMMLLFAKVINVYAWGVASALAMAAGTACTVSLLGVVVQRSRRLGERLAHAVGMKTQLAWLMPCLALLGAGVLIIAGGLLWQGAAAAGSGIRPF; this is encoded by the coding sequence ATGTCACTGAGCGGGTTTGCCTGCGCACTGCGACGTCAGTGGCCGCTGCTGTTGCTGGCAGCTGGCGGACTGCTGGCCGGTCTGCTGCTGTGGCAGTTCTGGCCGCAGGTTCTGCTGCAGAGTATTCAGGGTCAGCGAAGCCTCAATCAGGCCATGGCCGGGCTACTGCAGCAGGTGGCGCAACAGCCGCAGCAGGCGGGCTTGACGCTGCTGGGATTCAGCCTGCTGTACGGCATACTGCATGCGTTAGGGCCAGGGCACGGTAAAGTGGTGATCGCGACCTTCCTGGCCACGCATCCGGCAAAACTAAAAACCAGTATCCGGCTGACACTGCTGGCTGCGCTATTACAGGGCAGCGTGGCGATCGGGCTGGTCACGCTGATGCTGGTGGTGTTGCAGACCTCTTCGCGACAGCTGCATCTGAGCAGCGCCTGGCTGGAAAAGGGCAGTTATCTGCTGGTGATGGTGCTGGGCGGCTGGATCGGCTGGCGGGCACTGCGTGCGCTGCGCGTGGCGTTACAGCCTGCCGGTAAGATGCGCATGCGTGTTCTGCATCAATCCCATGCTCATCTGGCGCACTGCGGCTGCGGGCACGCTCATCTGCCCGACGCGCAGCAGCTGGCGCAGGCGGTGAGCGTTAAAACGCAGGCGCTGGTGGTGCTGTCGATGGGGCTGCGTCCCTGTTCCGGCGCGATAATGATGCTGCTGTTCGCCAAAGTGATAAACGTTTATGCCTGGGGCGTGGCTTCTGCACTGGCGATGGCGGCCGGCACGGCCTGCACAGTGTCATTGCTGGGCGTGGTCGTTCAGCGCTCACGCCGGCTGGGGGAACGGCTGGCACACGCTGTCGGGATGAAAACACAGCTGGCCTGGCTGATGCCTTGCCTTGCGCTGCTGGGGGCGGGTGTGCTGATTATCGCCGGTGGTTTGCTGTGGCAGGGGGCGGCGGCAGCCGGAAGCGGAATCAGGCCGTTTTAA
- a CDS encoding TIGR04086 family membrane protein gives MPEIRTHNGITDTVSDTRTGLPLKRISWSAVFAGVIAALIVHILLGLLGAAIGATSIDPQQEQNPLQHLGTGALIWSAASMLIAMAVGSYIAGRLAQREGALHGLLMFGVSTIITLWLAVSLASGIIGGAFNILGSGMNALGSGISAVAPSVTNMAKEKLQENNINLNDLQNELETTLRQTGKSELQPEKLKQDANSEANNAENQAKQTAQNPQNADNDISGWIRGVLSRHSDTLQAADRDALKNIIKARTGKSDQEAEQIVNQTEQSYQKAVQQYQQLKQEAEQKAREAAEKAAAATAKASWIAFFTLLIEAVLAAVLGGVGRRTQPAQVLSHERR, from the coding sequence ATGCCTGAAATCAGGACGCATAATGGCATTACGGATACGGTTTCTGACACCCGGACCGGCTTACCGTTAAAGCGCATTTCATGGAGTGCGGTATTTGCCGGTGTGATTGCCGCATTGATCGTACATATATTACTGGGACTGTTGGGGGCGGCCATTGGTGCCACGTCAATTGATCCACAACAGGAGCAAAATCCGTTACAACATCTCGGTACCGGGGCGCTGATCTGGTCTGCCGCCAGTATGCTGATTGCCATGGCAGTGGGCAGCTACATTGCGGGCCGTCTGGCGCAGCGTGAAGGTGCACTGCATGGTTTATTAATGTTTGGTGTCAGCACAATTATCACCCTGTGGCTGGCGGTCTCTCTGGCCAGCGGTATTATCGGCGGTGCCTTTAATATATTAGGCTCTGGTATGAACGCGCTGGGTAGTGGAATTTCTGCGGTTGCGCCATCGGTCACCAATATGGCGAAAGAGAAGCTGCAGGAAAATAATATCAATCTGAACGATCTGCAAAATGAACTGGAAACGACACTGCGTCAGACCGGTAAAAGTGAATTGCAGCCAGAGAAATTAAAGCAGGATGCAAATAGCGAAGCGAATAACGCCGAAAATCAGGCGAAACAGACCGCGCAAAATCCGCAAAACGCGGATAACGATATTTCCGGCTGGATTCGCGGCGTGCTGAGCCGTCACAGCGATACGCTGCAGGCAGCTGACCGCGACGCTTTAAAAAATATCATTAAAGCGCGTACCGGTAAGAGCGATCAGGAAGCTGAACAGATCGTGAACCAGACCGAGCAGAGCTATCAGAAAGCGGTACAGCAGTACCAGCAGCTGAAGCAGGAAGCAGAGCAGAAAGCGCGCGAAGCAGCCGAAAAAGCGGCAGCCGCGACGGCGAAAGCCAGCTGGATCGCCTTCTTTACCCTGCTGATTGAGGCGGTACTGGCCGCGGTACTGGGCGGGGTCGGTCGTCGTACTCAGCCGGCACAGGTACTGAGCCACGAACGTCGTTAA